Part of the Salvelinus fontinalis isolate EN_2023a chromosome 1, ASM2944872v1, whole genome shotgun sequence genome is shown below.
GTCTGTCGTAGTCATCTGTAATTATTTTGATGTATCTTTCAGAGAACTCAGTCGACTGATTCAAACGCTTGAACAGTTTAAATGATCATCCACGTAAATACCTAGCCTCCCAGGGTCTTAAATTACCCCCTCCCAAATGATCATCCATGTAAATACCTAGCCTCCCAGGGTCTTAAATTACCCCCTCCCAAATGATCACAAATTAGTCACTTCTGAGTCTAAAACATTGACCACTTTATTCTATTCGTAAAACACAGCTGCAGTGAGCAGTTTGAAATACTGGTTTGGACACACAAACTATTCTGTATGCACGCCACTGATACCAGTTGACAAGCCTCTGATAACTGCAAAATTCGTTCAAACGAAAAAGGGCAGATATGCTATAACATATCTGGTGATTCAGGTGTTTCAGAAACACAATGGCTTGCCTGCCATGGACAGTTCTGTGGAGAGTGGATACCTGACTTGTAGTCGTTCTACCACTGATGAGGGTGACGATAACAGACAAAAATATTGCCAGTATTATGAGGTTTCACAGTCTTCAGTTGGCCTGCTGTTTCTGGGGTCCGATTGGTCCAATGGACAGGGGTCGGTTGGTGAAGGGATGCCATTGGCCCTGGATGCTGGGGCTGTCTGTGTGGACGGGCTTGCGGATACGGATGATATCCAGGCCAGACTGGTTGGTCAGTTTGGTTATTAACTCTACGATCTGTTGAGACGTCTTGCTTGTGATGGCTTCCTCCTTCACATTGCCGTTTACTGCAGGAAAAAACAAGGCACATTCTGC
Proteins encoded:
- the mrpl43 gene encoding 39S ribosomal protein L43, mitochondrial isoform X2, with protein sequence MSLYRIFLKLILHYIVCDYSQIPNLTLKPSWSPNNPQFTIGSFIPLLSPVTIPQVVAANENVFSVNLPVNGNVKEEAITSKTSQQIVELITKLTNQSGLDIIRIRKPVHTDSPSIQGQWHPFTNRPLSIGPIGPQKQQAN